From a region of the Agromyces ramosus genome:
- a CDS encoding response regulator transcription factor — protein sequence MGEVSRSLRVAIADDALLLREGISTVLEGGGIEVVASVGTGAELVEIASAGNLDAAVLDIRMPPSFRDEGIVALEQMRAAGSTIGVLLLSMYATPEYALRVMGAGSGTGYLLKERVSEPQTLVRAVETVASGGSVVDPEVVEQLVQRTRADDPLSRLTERERSVLELMAQGYSNGGIAQTLFLGLKTVETHVRSILQKLDLEESPEHHRRVLAVLTLLGAR from the coding sequence ATGGGCGAGGTGAGCCGGTCGCTGCGAGTGGCCATCGCCGACGACGCCCTGCTCCTCCGAGAGGGCATCTCCACCGTGCTCGAGGGCGGGGGCATCGAGGTCGTCGCCTCGGTCGGCACCGGCGCCGAGCTCGTCGAGATCGCGAGCGCCGGCAACCTCGACGCCGCGGTGCTCGACATCCGCATGCCGCCGAGCTTCCGCGACGAGGGCATCGTCGCGCTCGAGCAGATGCGCGCCGCCGGCTCGACGATCGGCGTGCTGCTGCTCTCGATGTACGCGACGCCCGAGTACGCCCTGCGCGTCATGGGCGCCGGCAGCGGCACCGGCTACCTCCTGAAAGAGCGCGTGTCCGAGCCGCAGACCCTCGTTCGCGCCGTCGAGACGGTCGCCTCGGGCGGCTCCGTCGTCGACCCCGAGGTCGTCGAGCAGCTCGTGCAGCGCACGCGCGCCGACGATCCCCTCTCCCGCCTCACCGAGCGTGAGCGCTCGGTGCTGGAGCTCATGGCCCAGGGCTACTCGAACGGCGGCATCGCCCAGACCCTGTTCCTCGGCCTGAAGACGGTCGAGACCCACGTGCGCTCGATCCTGCAGAAGCTCGACCTCGAGGAGTCACCCGAGCACCACCGGCGGGTGCTCGCGGTACTGACGCTCCTCGGCGCGAGGTGA
- a CDS encoding DUF3376 domain-containing protein: MVSSDATRAASAPAPVTTSTRKVRVIVVRPDERIDEVVERHPGAVPSFNRTLRIALAMRGGVSLAVWIGGAVAELDLLRRIRLYDDGPETLALVPETPASPVTPALLARLQSYAEMLDASGYDRVEFDLLAGASAGGLNAVVYAVAQRAGTGLERLLDTWGRVGGFWGLLHPPGTRRILALMQGEDYFRAQTFDALRAIYDTDDRHPDLVSEYTSVDLSATVIDANDEFEEDAHEGRGHFRFVGSDEHPFDNRIPRRLDGIDETRELDDLANLSRLALAARSTSSLPGGFEPAHVDSFNGIAGEPEVAEERGMRFAFAAHREQAGTPYRIVDGAVFDNVPIDRALRAARSRTSDRKADRVMLFLDPEPDAPVGGTFAWDEHASRFFRAIGAMLSRQLRSESVAREVADLERFNAERLVAAARLDSVAPLVAAAQWSQPAIAERRGAYVRALGTTLAEHLADTLSAPSVWQLHSTLPTRRRYRPIARIALAGLGQACARRFAELSPADAAAVARSPLALADAANCVLGWTRALESLPEEEGSRRGLALPEVRRAGYDALLAANRWRDELTAAVLAQSDRLAATGGAPTAADYDDWIDGWLRASARIATSEQWRDLDMSVARLRIMSSGFERDARVGRRTLPATWTDSAWRPLATTPGSLSAADLPPLYHASGIPAALSHVRYWPIGVDEEPDDPASYRTLAADRWYAMLGRAMRQPRTTPAEIAAAVDAASDRVVIDRRSKLAGYGFGNFLGFLARDWRVNDWWWGRLDAAAGIARFFTSLAPEAVHTGPAIRMLQDAVLEEADAPRLVAEGLSPLEEAPAAHEAAGGPDEPERRAAARRARLRAGTDTIVNLDPSYRFAIASRTVRLLDRVIVQPLNRGVTALAAAVLALLRPVLVALPTVADPPRLALVAGLVAGVAWLLTWVPIRPPSPGWIAATTIITVGIAGMIVGGVWSTRRRWSAVAEALDAPLDGFARGAAERAWGPTLRLMLLALASLVPLTVSLLQTNVLLVLLCLGVTGVLTAITLRVASSAQRTRIPARDVRTGFMIAWFAIFGGLLPLVQLVFAVPGNWLSPPVSWNPWVLATGAAAVTIALTADWLRLGRTALAIRLTRGINWITVTPLSVAAGLGGYAIAWALTAGVAPLLAENLRAAAFIVAWANALWWLPELAKATPDVVDRVERAPLVAADLGAATQAVAEAARTGDAARRA; encoded by the coding sequence ATGGTCAGCAGCGACGCGACCCGGGCCGCATCCGCACCCGCACCCGTCACCACCTCGACGCGGAAGGTCCGCGTCATCGTGGTGCGCCCCGACGAGCGCATCGACGAGGTCGTCGAGCGTCATCCCGGCGCGGTGCCGTCGTTCAACCGCACACTCCGCATCGCGCTCGCCATGCGCGGTGGGGTGAGCCTCGCGGTGTGGATCGGCGGCGCCGTCGCCGAGCTCGACCTGCTCCGCCGCATCCGCCTCTACGACGACGGTCCCGAGACCCTCGCGCTCGTGCCCGAGACGCCGGCGTCACCCGTCACCCCCGCCCTGCTCGCCCGCCTCCAGTCGTATGCCGAGATGCTCGACGCGAGCGGCTACGACCGGGTCGAGTTCGACCTGCTCGCCGGTGCGAGCGCGGGCGGGCTGAATGCCGTCGTCTACGCCGTGGCGCAGCGCGCCGGCACGGGGCTCGAACGACTGCTCGACACGTGGGGCAGGGTCGGCGGATTCTGGGGCCTCCTGCACCCCCCAGGAACCCGCCGCATCCTCGCGCTCATGCAGGGCGAGGACTACTTCCGCGCCCAGACGTTCGACGCACTGCGGGCGATCTACGACACGGACGACCGACACCCCGACCTCGTCTCCGAGTACACGAGCGTCGACCTCTCCGCCACCGTCATCGACGCGAACGACGAGTTCGAGGAGGACGCGCACGAGGGTCGCGGCCACTTCCGCTTCGTCGGCAGCGACGAGCATCCGTTCGACAACCGCATCCCTCGCCGACTCGATGGCATCGACGAGACCCGTGAGCTCGACGACCTCGCGAACCTCTCACGCCTCGCGCTCGCCGCGCGGTCGACGTCGTCGCTTCCCGGCGGCTTCGAGCCCGCGCACGTCGACTCGTTCAACGGCATCGCCGGCGAGCCCGAGGTCGCGGAGGAACGTGGCATGCGGTTCGCGTTCGCCGCCCATCGAGAGCAGGCCGGCACGCCGTACCGCATCGTCGACGGTGCCGTGTTCGACAACGTCCCGATCGACCGCGCGCTGCGGGCGGCCCGCTCGCGCACATCGGACCGCAAGGCCGACCGGGTGATGCTCTTCCTCGATCCCGAGCCCGACGCGCCCGTCGGCGGAACCTTCGCCTGGGACGAGCACGCCTCGCGGTTCTTCCGCGCCATCGGCGCGATGCTGTCGCGGCAGCTGCGGAGCGAGTCGGTCGCGCGAGAGGTCGCGGACCTCGAGCGCTTCAACGCCGAGCGGCTGGTCGCCGCCGCGCGGCTCGACAGCGTGGCACCGCTCGTGGCGGCGGCACAGTGGTCGCAGCCCGCGATCGCCGAGCGGCGCGGCGCCTACGTGCGCGCGCTCGGCACGACGCTCGCCGAGCACCTCGCCGACACGCTCTCGGCACCGAGCGTGTGGCAGCTGCACTCCACGCTGCCGACCCGGCGGCGGTACCGCCCCATCGCGCGGATCGCCCTCGCGGGCCTCGGCCAGGCCTGCGCACGCCGCTTCGCCGAGCTCTCCCCCGCGGATGCCGCGGCCGTCGCCCGTTCACCGCTCGCCCTCGCCGACGCGGCCAACTGCGTGCTCGGCTGGACGCGCGCGCTCGAGTCCCTTCCCGAGGAGGAGGGCTCGCGACGCGGTCTCGCCCTCCCCGAAGTGCGGCGCGCCGGGTACGACGCGCTCCTCGCCGCGAACCGCTGGCGCGATGAACTGACCGCCGCGGTGCTGGCGCAGTCCGACCGGCTCGCGGCGACGGGCGGCGCGCCCACCGCCGCCGACTACGACGACTGGATCGACGGCTGGCTCCGGGCATCCGCTCGCATCGCGACCTCCGAGCAGTGGCGCGACCTCGACATGTCGGTCGCGCGCCTGCGGATCATGAGCTCCGGGTTCGAGCGCGATGCTCGCGTGGGGCGACGAACGCTGCCCGCGACGTGGACGGACTCGGCGTGGCGCCCGCTGGCGACGACCCCCGGCTCGCTCTCGGCGGCCGACCTGCCTCCGCTCTACCACGCGAGCGGCATTCCGGCCGCGCTCTCGCACGTGCGGTACTGGCCCATCGGCGTCGACGAGGAGCCAGACGATCCGGCGAGCTACCGCACCCTCGCGGCCGACCGCTGGTATGCCATGCTCGGCCGCGCGATGCGCCAGCCGCGCACGACCCCCGCCGAGATTGCTGCGGCGGTCGACGCGGCATCCGACCGCGTGGTGATCGACCGGCGTTCGAAGCTCGCCGGCTACGGGTTCGGCAACTTCCTCGGGTTCCTCGCCCGCGATTGGCGAGTGAACGACTGGTGGTGGGGCCGGCTCGACGCGGCCGCCGGCATCGCGCGGTTCTTCACCTCGCTCGCACCCGAGGCGGTGCACACCGGGCCGGCGATCCGCATGCTCCAGGACGCGGTGCTCGAGGAGGCGGACGCGCCACGGCTCGTGGCCGAAGGACTGTCGCCGCTCGAGGAGGCGCCGGCCGCACACGAGGCTGCCGGCGGGCCCGACGAACCGGAGCGGCGGGCGGCGGCACGGCGGGCGCGGCTGCGCGCCGGTACCGACACGATCGTCAACCTCGATCCCTCGTACCGGTTCGCGATCGCCTCACGCACCGTGCGACTCCTCGACCGGGTCATCGTGCAACCGCTGAACCGGGGGGTCACCGCACTCGCCGCCGCGGTGCTCGCCCTGCTGCGGCCGGTGCTCGTCGCGCTGCCGACGGTGGCCGACCCGCCGCGACTCGCGCTCGTCGCGGGGCTCGTCGCCGGCGTCGCATGGCTTCTCACGTGGGTGCCGATCAGGCCGCCGAGCCCCGGCTGGATCGCCGCGACCACGATCATCACGGTGGGAATCGCGGGCATGATCGTAGGCGGCGTGTGGTCGACGCGCCGGCGGTGGTCGGCGGTCGCCGAGGCGCTCGACGCGCCACTCGACGGGTTCGCGCGAGGCGCTGCAGAACGGGCGTGGGGACCCACGCTCCGCCTCATGCTCCTGGCGCTCGCGAGCCTCGTGCCGCTGACCGTCTCGCTCCTGCAGACGAACGTGCTGCTCGTCCTGCTCTGCCTCGGCGTCACGGGCGTGCTCACCGCGATCACCCTCAGGGTCGCCTCATCCGCTCAACGCACCCGGATTCCGGCCCGCGATGTCCGCACCGGGTTCATGATCGCCTGGTTCGCCATCTTCGGCGGGCTGCTCCCCCTGGTCCAGCTGGTCTTCGCGGTGCCCGGCAACTGGCTCTCGCCGCCCGTGTCGTGGAACCCGTGGGTGCTCGCGACCGGGGCGGCGGCCGTCACGATCGCGCTCACGGCCGACTGGCTCCGCCTCGGCCGCACCGCGCTCGCGATCCGGCTCACACGCGGCATCAACTGGATCACGGTCACCCCGCTGTCCGTCGCGGCCGGGCTCGGCGGCTACGCCATCGCCTGGGCGCTCACCGCCGGGGTCGCGCCGCTGCTCGCCGAGAACCTGCGCGCGGCGGCGTTCATCGTGGCGTGGGCGAACGCCCTCTGGTGGCTGCCCGAGCTCGCGAAGGCGACGCCCGACGTCGTCGACCGCGTGGAGCGAGCCCCGCTCGTCGCGGCCGACCTCGGCGCCGCGACGCAAGCCGTCGCCGAGGCCGCCCGCACCGGGGATGCCGCACGTCGCGCCTGA
- a CDS encoding ABC transporter ATP-binding protein, with amino-acid sequence MSVLGVEGEERHEFTKSESKQIRQRSLRLLGSLLLPVRARLWVTMAVVVVSTAAQVAGPALIGFGITQGLPALIEGDWFPIGFYGLAYLVTGVVGAFLIAWYIKLSARISQAVLLDLRTRVFLHTQKLSLEFHESYTSGRIISRQTSDLDAIRELLDEGINQLVRGVLYMTFTAVALALVDWKSALVLVVALVPLTVLTRWFQVRSQKLFRRSRVASANLIVHFVESMTGIRAVQAFRKERRNEKEFAGLVEDYRDVNAKVIQLFGIYDPGLLLIGNACVAAVLVVGGFRAVDGELAVGLLLSALLYTKRFFDPIEDMAMFYNGYQSAASALEKISGVLEEEPSVPEPRHPVDLWKASGHVRFEAVEFAYTKDRVILPRFDLDVPAGQTIALVGSTGAGKSTLAKLLARFYDPSDGVVELDGVDLRSLHPKDLRRAIVMVTQEAYLFSGSVADNIALGKPDASFEEIVAAAKAVGAHEFIESLPNGYDTDVNKRGGRVSAGQRQLISFARAFLADPAVLILDEATSSLDIPSERLVQEGLTTLLADRTAVIIAHRLSTVAIADRVLVMEHGRIVEDGSPSELIGGTGRFAALHAAWRDSLV; translated from the coding sequence ATGAGCGTCTTGGGCGTCGAAGGCGAGGAACGCCACGAGTTCACGAAGTCCGAATCCAAGCAGATCCGGCAGCGCTCGCTGCGCCTGCTCGGCTCGCTGCTCCTGCCCGTGCGAGCGCGACTCTGGGTGACGATGGCGGTCGTCGTCGTCTCCACGGCCGCGCAGGTGGCGGGGCCGGCGCTGATCGGCTTCGGCATCACCCAGGGCCTGCCTGCCCTGATCGAGGGCGACTGGTTCCCGATCGGCTTCTATGGATTGGCGTACCTCGTCACCGGGGTCGTCGGCGCGTTCCTCATCGCGTGGTACATCAAGCTGTCGGCCCGCATCAGCCAGGCCGTGCTGCTCGACCTGCGCACCCGAGTGTTCCTGCACACGCAGAAGCTCTCGCTCGAGTTCCACGAGTCCTACACCTCGGGGCGCATCATCTCCCGGCAGACGAGCGACCTCGACGCGATCCGCGAGCTCCTCGACGAGGGCATCAACCAGCTCGTGCGCGGGGTGCTGTACATGACGTTCACGGCCGTCGCGCTCGCCCTGGTCGACTGGAAGTCGGCGCTCGTGCTGGTCGTCGCGCTCGTGCCGCTCACGGTGCTCACGCGCTGGTTCCAGGTGCGCTCGCAGAAGCTGTTCCGTCGCTCCCGAGTCGCCTCGGCGAACCTCATCGTGCACTTCGTCGAGTCGATGACGGGCATTCGGGCGGTGCAGGCGTTCCGCAAGGAGCGCCGCAACGAGAAGGAGTTCGCGGGGCTCGTCGAGGACTACCGCGACGTCAACGCGAAGGTCATCCAGCTCTTCGGCATCTACGACCCCGGGCTGCTGCTCATCGGCAACGCGTGCGTGGCGGCGGTGCTCGTCGTCGGCGGCTTCCGCGCGGTCGACGGCGAGCTCGCGGTCGGCCTGCTGCTGTCGGCGCTCCTCTACACGAAGCGGTTCTTCGACCCGATCGAGGACATGGCGATGTTCTACAACGGGTACCAGTCGGCCGCCTCGGCGCTCGAGAAGATCTCGGGCGTGCTCGAGGAGGAGCCGAGCGTGCCCGAGCCGCGGCATCCGGTCGACCTGTGGAAGGCGTCGGGGCATGTGCGCTTCGAAGCCGTCGAGTTCGCGTACACGAAGGATCGCGTCATCCTCCCGCGCTTCGACCTCGACGTGCCGGCCGGGCAGACGATCGCGCTCGTCGGGTCGACCGGCGCGGGCAAGTCGACGCTCGCGAAGCTGCTTGCGCGGTTCTACGACCCGAGCGACGGCGTCGTCGAGCTCGACGGCGTCGACCTGCGCTCGCTGCACCCGAAGGACCTTCGGCGCGCGATCGTCATGGTCACGCAGGAGGCGTACCTCTTCTCGGGATCGGTCGCCGACAACATCGCGCTCGGCAAGCCCGACGCGTCGTTCGAGGAGATCGTGGCGGCGGCGAAGGCCGTGGGCGCGCACGAGTTCATCGAGAGCCTGCCGAACGGGTACGACACCGACGTGAACAAGCGCGGCGGCCGGGTGAGCGCCGGGCAGCGGCAGCTCATCTCGTTCGCACGCGCGTTCCTCGCCGACCCCGCGGTGCTGATCCTCGACGAGGCGACGAGCTCGCTCGACATCCCGAGCGAGCGGCTCGTGCAGGAGGGCCTCACGACGCTCCTCGCCGACCGCACGGCCGTCATCATCGCGCACCGCCTGTCGACGGTCGCGATCGCCGACCGGGTACTCGTCATGGAGCACGGCCGCATCGTCGAAGACGGTTCGCCGTCGGAGCTCATCGGCGGCACGGGCCGGTTCGCCGCGCTGCACGCCGCGTGGCGCGACTCGCTGGTGTAG